One Pseudobutyrivibrio xylanivorans genomic window, TGTGTTTCTTTGATTCCATCAAGATTGTCATCGTAGTTACCGAAGTCGTACCCTACAGCTCCATTATCTAAAAGTTTAAATCCCTTGAACTGTCTGGTTGGAGAGGCAAGAATCAGCTCCCAGAAAACATTGTAGTCCTTGGATGGATCATGCTTTTTAAGCAGATCACGGTTGAAGCTCTGAGAGTACAGATATGCAGACATAACTCCGGTCTGAAGGAATGTCTCTGTCTGATATGGCTCCGCATTATGAACAGTGTTTGTACCTGCAATCATTCCAAGGATTTCGCATGGAATGTTCCACTTTTCATTACATAATCTGCGTATAGCTATGGCGCCACTTCCTGCCCAGCCAATATCCACAAGGAGAGCCTTGTCACAGCCTGCAAGCATCTTCTCATAGTAACGCTTTGCCGCTTTGTCTCGCTGCTGATAGAGGGATACTATTCTGTTAGCATTCTCCTCTAAGCATACTCTGAGAATCTCCACATTCTTCGTAGTAAGCTCATCCTCTAAATGAAGCTTTATCTTTCGTCCTTCTGCGCCAATCAAATCCACCTTTGTGTTGGCAATGGTGTAGCCCTCCACCTTGTCTGCAAGGTCTGTTAGCTCCATTGATGACAGAATCTCTGAAAGCTTATACTTCTGGTTAACCTTATGATAAAGGAATCGTCTAAAATAATCGCTTTTGTCTAGCTCGAAGGTAAGGACAGTCGCAGCTTTTCTAGACCAGTATGCATATTCTGTTCTGCCACTATCACTCTCGTCAGGATACATCATCTCGTATACCTGCTTGATAGTATCTCCGTCACGCGATAGGAAAAGCAGCTTATCAATATTATGAAGCTTTGCATATTCGTGAATATACGAACAATAACCCATCACGAAAAGACCACCGTAAATATAACCGTACTCATACTCCATAGAAGTAGACTTCTCGTCTGCGCCTGAATAAATACGGTTGTTTACAATACCACGATATGCTCCACCAATAATAGGAGACATATCATAGGATCTGAACAGTAATGTTTTCCTATTTACATTTGGATAGTATAGTGTATCGAAACCATGGGCCTTTGCCATTGCAATATCACTATGCGTATTGTCACCCACATGTATATAGCGGAGGTCTTCGCCCATCTTTTTCTTAACTACATCATAGAGACGACCATCGCTCTTACTCTTATGATATTCATTAGAAACGAAAATATTCTCGTAGCCTGCGTAGCCATTCTTTTCCAGCATCTTTACGAGAAAATCCTTAGTAAGATACATATCAGAAGTTATGACAATAGTCTTTCCCATTTCCTGAAGGCGGGTAAATACCTGCTTCATAAATGGATTAGCATAGCATATGTCAAACTCTAATTCCTCTTCGATAGCCTTTCCTCTGGCTGCATCCAAACCGGTGATGTCATGCATACGGTTCCAGATGTCGTCAATATCTACTTCGTAGTCAACGAATTTCTTCTTTTGTTTTCTAAGTCTTTCGGCTCTAATTAATCGAGCCTCATACTCAGCACGTGCTCTAAGATCCTTAAAGTTCAAGAAATCCAAACGACAGCCAATCAAATAAAACAAATCAGCTGGCTCAGATAACGGTCTGAAAATCAAAGTGTCAAATATATCAAAGGAGACAACATCATACTTTGAAAGCTTTTCAACGAATTTATCCACAGAAATATCTGGGAATTCTTTTTTAAAAAGCTCCATCTCCGATTTCTTATATTCCACATTCTTGTATTCATAAGTCTTGGCCTTGTCATCCTCACCAAGAAAATGCATATGCAAAATATAGTAGGCAAAATTAAGCCATAATAAGTAAAGGTATGATAAAAACTTCTTAATTCCAGTCGAATTGTCATGCATAGCATGATACTTCGACTTAATTCCTGGATATTTATTTACCAGGAATATGTATAACTTTAATCTCATTCTATAATTCTTTCTCTGCAAATCTTAATGCTGAATCAATCACAGCATCCATATCGTAATACTTGTACTCGCCAAGACGTCCACCAAAGAGAACCTTGTCTTCTTTCTCAGCAAGCTCTTTGTACTGCTCGTATAGCTTTCCATTCTTTTCATCATTTACTGGATAGTATGGCTCATCGCCAGGCTTCCATTCTGAGCTGTACTCACGGCTGATGATAGTCTTAGGAATATCATTTCCTTCATCATCCTTACCAAACTCAAACCACTTGTGCTCAATGATTCTAGTCCATGGAGTCTCTGCATCTGTATAGTTAACAGCAGCATTTCCCTGAAAGTTTGGCTTATCAAGTGTCTCGTTCTCAAATCTAACTGAACGATACTCAAGAGTACCAAGCTTGAAATCAAAGTATGCATCAATAGGACCAGTGTAAACTACCTTCTCTGCGAGGGCATCAAGCTCAGCCTTGTTCTCAAGATAATCTGTATTAAGACGTACCTCAATACCATCAAGCATGTTCTCAACCATCTTTGTGTAACCACCTATTGGAATACCCTGATAAAGAGCATTGAAGTAGTTGTTATCAAAAGTAAGTCTCACTGGAAGTCTCTTAATGATGAATGCTGGAAGCTCTGTACAAGGACGGCCCCACTGCTTCTGTGTATAGCCTTTGATAAGCTTCTCATAGATATCTGTTCCAACAAGTGAGATTGCCTGCTCCTCAAGGTTCTTAGGTTCTGTGATACCAGCCTCTTTTCTCTGCTCCTCAATCTTTGCTGCAGCCTCTTCTGGAGTTACAACTCCCCACATCTTGTTGAAGGTATACATATTAAATGGGAGTGAATAAAGCTCGCCCTTATAATTTGCAACTGGTGAATTTGTGAAGCGATTAAAAGTTGCAAACTTAGTTACATAATCCCATACATGCTTCATATTTGTATGGAAGATATGTGCACCATATTTGTGCACATGAATACCTTCCTGCTTTTCTGTATATATATTTCCTGCGATATTAGGTCTCTTGTCGATAACGAGAACCTTTTTGCCAGCATCTGTAGCCTGACGTGCAAACACTGCACCAAAAAGTCCAGATCCTACTACTAAATAATCGTACATAGTCTTACTCTCCTTTTAGCCTAGAGGTTTACTGTAAAAATTCTCCCACCGGAGGATGGGAGAATGGTTTGTTTTAATTACTCTCGGATGTATTTACCAGCTTCTCAAAGTCTGTAACCGTCATATGTGCTCTCTTAGCAGCCTCTTCAATGTTCAGCAGTCCATCTTTGACTAGTGAAACAAGCATTTCCACTCTGCCTTCTTCTCTGCCTTCTTCTTTCAGTTCTTCAACTGCTTTACACATATCGTACTCACCCTCCTTGTTCTTCTTTGGCAACTCCAAAGAAGCGAACTCACTCATCAGTTCAGCTGTTTCTCTGTCCATCTGACTAAATGAAATGTCATTTCTAACTGCTTCCCTCAACTTTTCACCATCATTTCTTCTATTAAGAAACGTAAAAAGTTCCCGCAATTTGGTTTTAAAGCCAGGAATAACATCTAAATCTATAATTGAAAATTAATATTACAATCATCCACAAATGAAGCTATTTTCTCATCCATTGAAGCCATCATCTCTTTAAGAGTAGTTGGACCATCCCATGAATTAATACCCCAATAAATTGTAACAGTAACAACTGGTATAAGTCTATCCTCTTTAGTAAATCCAGATAAAAATGTACTAGCGTCTTGAATTGCTTCTGTTCTTCTTTCTTTTGCTATTGACTCTACCTGTTCAGCATAAGTAAGCGCATTGTAAAGCATTGTCCTAACAGGCATCGCATAATGAACATCGCTTTGATTCTCAATTCCAAGCAACACAAAATAATTCGAATTGCCCCTCATTACGATTGCAGATTTAATGACATCACGAATCTTTTGAACTGTGATTGATTTTTTACTTCCGGTTAGCGGTATGTTAATCAGACTGGTTGCATCGACTTCTTGCAACTCCTTCCAGTCAATGACCTCTTCTCAATCATAGATTAATCCATTAAAGAAGTCTGCAAACTTCTCAGGATTTCTCATGTACTTCTTAGTAAGCTTGTCTCTACATCCCATGGTATAACTCTTTCTATAGTATAGCGAATATTACTTTTGGACTATACGATAATGATGGTCCTACGCTATATCTAAACTATCTAAACTAGTAATAGTAATAGTTTACCATAGTTTTATCGAACATTTAATCGATATCCGTTCGAGTCTCCGTTCACTAAAGATAAAAATATCTCATCACTAAATTATAATTTTAGGAAATCCTATCCATTAAAATCAACTTACATAATTCTGCAAATTCAGATTTATAATAATTATGCTCATAATGATTTGGACCAAGCAATTTATTCTCTTTATCTCCTAAATAATTGTAAGTTCCCATATTAAGCACTTTACAATTAGGATTCAAGGCTTTGTAATAATCATTCATTTTCATCCATAATCCTTCTCGAGCCTTTAGATTACTTAAATCAATCTTATCTTTTAACGAATCTATCTCTTTATAATCTGCTATATTATTATTACTATCTTTGAATTTTGTTATAAATGCCCCCTCTACAAGTATAATATTTTTAGAAAAACCAAGTTTTTCCAATCTTTCGTTTAGAACATCACAATGTTGAGTCCATATTTGCCAATAATCAGCATTTCTATAATCCAATTTTTCATAATTACGTTGAATTATTTCTTCATACAAGTCCGATAGTTGCATATCTGGTGACAATGCTACGCCTTGTCCTATATAACAATCATCATTTATTCTTCTTACTCCAGCTACAGCGTCTGCGTAAAAATCAATCAATAGATATTCAGCCTTACTCTCCTTTAAATACTCAAATGTTTGCTTATCCATTTCTCGATTTACATTCGTAAGATTTCTTTCACTAGCCTGCTTTTTAAAAGCATTTGATATATTTTGATCGCATTTATCTGATGTTGCTGAAATTGCTGAGAACCAAAAATACGAATCACAAACATCAATTATACTTCGCCAATTATCATTGTAGAAGTTCTGAAACATATTTCTTGTATAGCAACTTCCCCATGTTGCAACCTTTATTTTTTTTAAAGCATCATTTTGCCTGTGCTCTATTGATGTACTACTATTTGTTCTTACATAACAAGCCAATGTTCCTTGAATTGTTTTATACCACTTTCTTTCGCAATCCGATGTATGAATTTTATACTCAACAAAGTCTTCTACCATTAAAGGCAATACTATAGAATAGTTATAGTTTTTATGATGATATTCTACATAACAATCTAATGTATAGTTGTCTTGTGAATAATCCCAATATTT contains:
- the glf gene encoding UDP-galactopyranose mutase, which translates into the protein MYDYLVVGSGLFGAVFARQATDAGKKVLVIDKRPNIAGNIYTEKQEGIHVHKYGAHIFHTNMKHVWDYVTKFATFNRFTNSPVANYKGELYSLPFNMYTFNKMWGVVTPEEAAAKIEEQRKEAGITEPKNLEEQAISLVGTDIYEKLIKGYTQKQWGRPCTELPAFIIKRLPVRLTFDNNYFNALYQGIPIGGYTKMVENMLDGIEVRLNTDYLENKAELDALAEKVVYTGPIDAYFDFKLGTLEYRSVRFENETLDKPNFQGNAAVNYTDAETPWTRIIEHKWFEFGKDDEGNDIPKTIISREYSSEWKPGDEPYYPVNDEKNGKLYEQYKELAEKEDKVLFGGRLGEYKYYDMDAVIDSALRFAEKEL
- a CDS encoding HAD family hydrolase; amino-acid sequence: MRLKLYIFLVNKYPGIKSKYHAMHDNSTGIKKFLSYLYLLWLNFAYYILHMHFLGEDDKAKTYEYKNVEYKKSEMELFKKEFPDISVDKFVEKLSKYDVVSFDIFDTLIFRPLSEPADLFYLIGCRLDFLNFKDLRARAEYEARLIRAERLRKQKKKFVDYEVDIDDIWNRMHDITGLDAARGKAIEEELEFDICYANPFMKQVFTRLQEMGKTIVITSDMYLTKDFLVKMLEKNGYAGYENIFVSNEYHKSKSDGRLYDVVKKKMGEDLRYIHVGDNTHSDIAMAKAHGFDTLYYPNVNRKTLLFRSYDMSPIIGGAYRGIVNNRIYSGADEKSTSMEYEYGYIYGGLFVMGYCSYIHEYAKLHNIDKLLFLSRDGDTIKQVYEMMYPDESDSGRTEYAYWSRKAATVLTFELDKSDYFRRFLYHKVNQKYKLSEILSSMELTDLADKVEGYTIANTKVDLIGAEGRKIKLHLEDELTTKNVEILRVCLEENANRIVSLYQQRDKAAKRYYEKMLAGCDKALLVDIGWAGSGAIAIRRLCNEKWNIPCEILGMIAGTNTVHNAEPYQTETFLQTGVMSAYLYSQSFNRDLLKKHDPSKDYNVFWELILASPTRQFKGFKLLDNGAVGYDFGNYDDNLDGIKETQQGIFDFCKEYMDAFGSPADGDYKHLYNISGRDAYAPILAASGNKEKYLKTIRDKFKLEPNVV
- a CDS encoding Rpn family recombination-promoting nuclease/putative transposase, producing MQEVDATSLINIPLTGSKKSITVQKIRDVIKSAIVMRGNSNYFVLLGIENQSDVHYAMPVRTMLYNALTYAEQVESIAKERRTEAIQDASTFLSGFTKEDRLIPVVTVTIYWGINSWDGPTTLKEMMASMDEKIASFVDDCNINFQL
- a CDS encoding DUF6270 domain-containing protein, with protein sequence MTNKECVIKNKSIKDDILWFEIEGIPEGIVQFQLKYLDVDNNKSPRTWTQIVAFDQIEAIVNDKYLGIGLDMLCFTENVSGIELTVVIGNETYNVTDNSRDEVIDYLKFSLSRNTIYISLQAPMDNNVYSRISFSEGPETDKLVIAGLPKDENYVPTYFLMGKRYCTDSNVGPKNRKDIIRHGDEWIVLLNKNKYWDYSQDNYTLDCYVEYHHKNYNYSIVLPLMVEDFVEYKIHTSDCERKWYKTIQGTLACYVRTNSSTSIEHRQNDALKKIKVATWGSCYTRNMFQNFYNDNWRSIIDVCDSYFWFSAISATSDKCDQNISNAFKKQASERNLTNVNREMDKQTFEYLKESKAEYLLIDFYADAVAGVRRINDDCYIGQGVALSPDMQLSDLYEEIIQRNYEKLDYRNADYWQIWTQHCDVLNERLEKLGFSKNIILVEGAFITKFKDSNNNIADYKEIDSLKDKIDLSNLKAREGLWMKMNDYYKALNPNCKVLNMGTYNYLGDKENKLLGPNHYEHNYYKSEFAELCKLILMDRIS